One segment of Kogia breviceps isolate mKogBre1 chromosome 14, mKogBre1 haplotype 1, whole genome shotgun sequence DNA contains the following:
- the EMILIN3 gene encoding EMILIN-3 isoform X1, with protein MGRRRLPVWLCAVAALLSGAQAKGTPLLARPAPPGASRYSLYTTGWRPRLRPGPHKALCAYIVHRNVTCVLQEGADNYIKAEYRQCGWGPKCPGTVTYRTVLRPKYKVGYKTVTDLAWRCCPGLAGEGCPEHLTDHAATPPQPEPEPQVPSGQVGPGPRPLPSSRAASSPHGRKGPGLFGERLERLEGDVQRLAQAYGTLSGLVASHEDPNRVTGGPNAPAAPVGFGVIPEGFVNPRDRAGGPLTPPLDEILSKVTEVSNTLRTKVQLLDEVHGLALGHEAHLQRLREAPPSPLTSLVLLDEYVDRRLRRLWGSLLDGFEQKLQGVQHACDLRVQEVRQQFEEGQAASRRLHQSLDGRELALRQELSQLGTQLQGLGVAGRGSCCGQLALISTRVDSLERKLQAVTEAQRGHSPPDGNDLTRLSAAMLEGGVDGLLEGLETVNSTEGGARGCCLGVEEGGWGVRSSHTTLEERVQRLEERLLTLAGQPSHDSAPAGSSARPLVQTELAVLEQRLVSLEASCTPRTTLAILDNLVAEVKAWQSRSEALLRQVASHAALLQQLNGTVAEVQGQLAEATGSSLQGEITLLKVNLNSVSKSLTGLSDSVSQYSDALLAANTSLDERERKVEAEVHAIQEQVGSQGSWLRAGHRQVLSLRGQLEQLKAGVASVAGGLSRCQDTAQELQLAVGHFDQRVAQVEGTCGRLGLLAAGLDSLAAESLGPREGLWDHVDQLNRTLAQHAKDIARLRDDLLDCRAQLAEQVRAGQAN; from the exons ATGGGTCGCCGCCGCCTGCCGGTCTGGCTGTGCGCCGTCGCGGCGCTGCTCTCGGGGGCGCAGGCCAAGGGCACCCCGCTCCTCGCGCGGCCCGCGCCGCCCGGTGCCTCCCGCTACAGTCTCTACACGACGGGATGGCGCCCGCGGCTGCGCCCGGGGCCGCACAA GGCCCTCTGTGCCTACATTGTACACAGGAATGTGACCTGTGTCCTACAGGAGGGAGCGGATAACTACATAAAGGCTGAATACCGGCAGTGTGGATGGGGGCCCAAGTGCCCcgggacagtcac GTACCGCACGGTGCTCAGACCCAAATACAAGGTGGGCTACAAGACAGTGACGGACCTCGCCTGGCGTTGCTGCCCCGGCCTCGCTGGAGAAGGCTGCCCCGAGCATCTCACGGACCACGCGGCCACCCCACCTCAGCCGGAGCCTGAGCCCCAGGTTCCCTCGGGGCAGGTgggcccaggccccaggccccttCCTTCTAGCAGAGCAGCCTCCAGTCCCCACG GAAGGAAAGGCCCAGGGCTGTTTGGTGAACGGCTGGAACGCCTGGAGGGTGATGTCCAGCGCCTGGCACAAGCGTATGGTACCCTCAGCGGCCTGGTAGCCAGCCACGAAGACCCCAACAGGGTGACTGGTGGCCCCAACGCTCCTGCTGCCCCTGTGGGCTTTGGGGTCATTCCTGAGGGGTTTGTGAACCCCAGAGACAGAGCTGGAGGACCACTCACTCCTCCTCTGGATGAGATCCTGAGCAAGGTGACAGAGGTGAGCAACACACTCCGGACCAAGGTGCAACTGCTGGACGAGGTGCATGGACTGGCCCTCGGCCACGAGGCTCACCTGCAGCGGCTGCGGGAGGCCCCCCCATCTCCGCTCACCTCCCTGGTGCTGCTGGACGAGTATGTGGACCGGCGGCTGCGCCGACTCTGGGGGAGCCTGCTGGATGGCTTCGAGCAGAAGCTGCAGGGTGTCCAGCATGCGTGCGACCTACGGGTGCAGGAGGTGCGGCAGCAGTTCGAGGAGGGCCAGGCGGCCAGCCGGAGGCTGCACCAGAGCCTGGATGGCCGGGAGCTGGCTCTGCGCCAGGAGCTCTCACAGCTGGGTACCCAGCTGCAGGGCTTGGGCGTGGCTGGCAGGGGCAGCTGCTGTGGCCAGCTGGCCTTGATCAGTACCCGCGTGGACAGCCTTGAGAGGAAGCTGCAGGCAGTGACCGAGGCCCAAAGGGGCCACAGCCCCCCCGATGGGAATGACCTCACGCGGCTCTCTGCTGCCATGCTCGAGGGGGGCGTGGATGGGCTGCTGGAGGGCTTGGAGACCGTCAACAGCACAGAGGGTGGAGCCAGGGGCTGCTGTCTGGGGGTAGAGGAGGGGGGCTGGGGTGTGCGTAGCTCCCACACCACGCTGGAAGAGCGTGTGCAGAGGCTGGAGGAACGCCTGCTGACGCTGGCTGGGCAGCCGAGCCACGATAGCGCTCCTGCAGGCAGCTCGGCGCGGCCCCTCGTGCAGACGGAGCTGGCCGTGCTGGAACAACGGCTGGTTTCACTGGAGGCCTCGTGTACCCCTAGGACCACCCTAGCCATCCTGGACAATCTCGTGGCTGAAGTGAAGGCCTGGCAGAGCCGAAGCGAGGCCCTCCTACGCCAGGTGGCCAGCCATGCGGCCCTGCTCCAGCAGCTCAATGGCACCGTGGCTGAGGTCCAGGGGCAGCTGGCAGAAGCAACGGGCAGCTCCCTCCAAGGCGAGATTACCCTGCTGAAGGTCAATCTGAACTCTGTGAGCAAGTCGCTCACGGGCCTCAGTGACTCTGTCAGCCAGTATTCGGATGCCCTCTTGGCTGCCAACACATCCCTGGATGAGCGGGAACGCAAGGTGGAGGCTGAGGTCCACGCCATCCAGGAGCAAGTCGGCAGCCAAGGCTCATGGCTTCGGGCCGGCCACAGGCAGGTCCTGAGCCTGCGGGGGCAGCTGGAGCAACTCAAGGCCGGCGTGGCCAGTGTGGCTGGCGGGCTGAGCCGCTGCCAGGACACAGCCCAGGAACTGCAGCTCGCGGTGGGCCACTTCGACCAGAGGGTGGCGCAAGTGGAAGGTACCTGTGGGAGGTTGGGCCTGCTGGCTGCGGGCCTGGACAGCTTGGCGGCCGAGTCCCTTGGGCCCAGGGAGGGTCTGTGGGACCACGTGGACCAGCTGAACCGCACGCTGGCCCAGCACGCAAAGGACATTGCCCGCCTCCGGGATGACCTGCTGGACTGCCGGGCCCAGCTGGCTGAGCAGGTCCGGGCAGGGCAGGCCAACTAG
- the EMILIN3 gene encoding EMILIN-3 isoform X2 translates to MGRRRLPVWLCAVAALLSGAQAKGTPLLARPAPPGASRYSLYTTGWRPRLRPGPHKYRTVLRPKYKVGYKTVTDLAWRCCPGLAGEGCPEHLTDHAATPPQPEPEPQVPSGQVGPGPRPLPSSRAASSPHGRKGPGLFGERLERLEGDVQRLAQAYGTLSGLVASHEDPNRVTGGPNAPAAPVGFGVIPEGFVNPRDRAGGPLTPPLDEILSKVTEVSNTLRTKVQLLDEVHGLALGHEAHLQRLREAPPSPLTSLVLLDEYVDRRLRRLWGSLLDGFEQKLQGVQHACDLRVQEVRQQFEEGQAASRRLHQSLDGRELALRQELSQLGTQLQGLGVAGRGSCCGQLALISTRVDSLERKLQAVTEAQRGHSPPDGNDLTRLSAAMLEGGVDGLLEGLETVNSTEGGARGCCLGVEEGGWGVRSSHTTLEERVQRLEERLLTLAGQPSHDSAPAGSSARPLVQTELAVLEQRLVSLEASCTPRTTLAILDNLVAEVKAWQSRSEALLRQVASHAALLQQLNGTVAEVQGQLAEATGSSLQGEITLLKVNLNSVSKSLTGLSDSVSQYSDALLAANTSLDERERKVEAEVHAIQEQVGSQGSWLRAGHRQVLSLRGQLEQLKAGVASVAGGLSRCQDTAQELQLAVGHFDQRVAQVEGTCGRLGLLAAGLDSLAAESLGPREGLWDHVDQLNRTLAQHAKDIARLRDDLLDCRAQLAEQVRAGQAN, encoded by the exons ATGGGTCGCCGCCGCCTGCCGGTCTGGCTGTGCGCCGTCGCGGCGCTGCTCTCGGGGGCGCAGGCCAAGGGCACCCCGCTCCTCGCGCGGCCCGCGCCGCCCGGTGCCTCCCGCTACAGTCTCTACACGACGGGATGGCGCCCGCGGCTGCGCCCGGGGCCGCACAA GTACCGCACGGTGCTCAGACCCAAATACAAGGTGGGCTACAAGACAGTGACGGACCTCGCCTGGCGTTGCTGCCCCGGCCTCGCTGGAGAAGGCTGCCCCGAGCATCTCACGGACCACGCGGCCACCCCACCTCAGCCGGAGCCTGAGCCCCAGGTTCCCTCGGGGCAGGTgggcccaggccccaggccccttCCTTCTAGCAGAGCAGCCTCCAGTCCCCACG GAAGGAAAGGCCCAGGGCTGTTTGGTGAACGGCTGGAACGCCTGGAGGGTGATGTCCAGCGCCTGGCACAAGCGTATGGTACCCTCAGCGGCCTGGTAGCCAGCCACGAAGACCCCAACAGGGTGACTGGTGGCCCCAACGCTCCTGCTGCCCCTGTGGGCTTTGGGGTCATTCCTGAGGGGTTTGTGAACCCCAGAGACAGAGCTGGAGGACCACTCACTCCTCCTCTGGATGAGATCCTGAGCAAGGTGACAGAGGTGAGCAACACACTCCGGACCAAGGTGCAACTGCTGGACGAGGTGCATGGACTGGCCCTCGGCCACGAGGCTCACCTGCAGCGGCTGCGGGAGGCCCCCCCATCTCCGCTCACCTCCCTGGTGCTGCTGGACGAGTATGTGGACCGGCGGCTGCGCCGACTCTGGGGGAGCCTGCTGGATGGCTTCGAGCAGAAGCTGCAGGGTGTCCAGCATGCGTGCGACCTACGGGTGCAGGAGGTGCGGCAGCAGTTCGAGGAGGGCCAGGCGGCCAGCCGGAGGCTGCACCAGAGCCTGGATGGCCGGGAGCTGGCTCTGCGCCAGGAGCTCTCACAGCTGGGTACCCAGCTGCAGGGCTTGGGCGTGGCTGGCAGGGGCAGCTGCTGTGGCCAGCTGGCCTTGATCAGTACCCGCGTGGACAGCCTTGAGAGGAAGCTGCAGGCAGTGACCGAGGCCCAAAGGGGCCACAGCCCCCCCGATGGGAATGACCTCACGCGGCTCTCTGCTGCCATGCTCGAGGGGGGCGTGGATGGGCTGCTGGAGGGCTTGGAGACCGTCAACAGCACAGAGGGTGGAGCCAGGGGCTGCTGTCTGGGGGTAGAGGAGGGGGGCTGGGGTGTGCGTAGCTCCCACACCACGCTGGAAGAGCGTGTGCAGAGGCTGGAGGAACGCCTGCTGACGCTGGCTGGGCAGCCGAGCCACGATAGCGCTCCTGCAGGCAGCTCGGCGCGGCCCCTCGTGCAGACGGAGCTGGCCGTGCTGGAACAACGGCTGGTTTCACTGGAGGCCTCGTGTACCCCTAGGACCACCCTAGCCATCCTGGACAATCTCGTGGCTGAAGTGAAGGCCTGGCAGAGCCGAAGCGAGGCCCTCCTACGCCAGGTGGCCAGCCATGCGGCCCTGCTCCAGCAGCTCAATGGCACCGTGGCTGAGGTCCAGGGGCAGCTGGCAGAAGCAACGGGCAGCTCCCTCCAAGGCGAGATTACCCTGCTGAAGGTCAATCTGAACTCTGTGAGCAAGTCGCTCACGGGCCTCAGTGACTCTGTCAGCCAGTATTCGGATGCCCTCTTGGCTGCCAACACATCCCTGGATGAGCGGGAACGCAAGGTGGAGGCTGAGGTCCACGCCATCCAGGAGCAAGTCGGCAGCCAAGGCTCATGGCTTCGGGCCGGCCACAGGCAGGTCCTGAGCCTGCGGGGGCAGCTGGAGCAACTCAAGGCCGGCGTGGCCAGTGTGGCTGGCGGGCTGAGCCGCTGCCAGGACACAGCCCAGGAACTGCAGCTCGCGGTGGGCCACTTCGACCAGAGGGTGGCGCAAGTGGAAGGTACCTGTGGGAGGTTGGGCCTGCTGGCTGCGGGCCTGGACAGCTTGGCGGCCGAGTCCCTTGGGCCCAGGGAGGGTCTGTGGGACCACGTGGACCAGCTGAACCGCACGCTGGCCCAGCACGCAAAGGACATTGCCCGCCTCCGGGATGACCTGCTGGACTGCCGGGCCCAGCTGGCTGAGCAGGTCCGGGCAGGGCAGGCCAACTAG
- the LPIN3 gene encoding phosphatidate phosphatase LPIN3 isoform X2 gives MKLGDSGEAFFIQELESDVEDMPPHLCTSPIPWGGLSGFPSDSQLGTASELEASITGTAPTGWKKKRRRRKPRRKEDTVAADSSSEELEAGTGSELSLLEKPRPEPPGSVQPEGESSPQPKDIYPYSDGEWPLQASLSTGGLTSPKSDSELELRIPEPIPLRAESHMQWAWGRLPKAGKAEWPKSSVVPDGSSKTASPPQGAPSTPSASVVGVDPSGIPILQTGPGTHLLHPDVELPVLVGPPLQPPEREETKTQSSGDVGLPPPSKSWSWAALEAPTCTGQPEGISRRKGSLKRSQHLGPSEIYLDDLPSLDSENAALYFPQSDCGLGPRKWSEAGSQKSLGGCNPEREPEPTPDTADTVVLSLSGGLADSGDISVEKFNQHIVSYQDLAQNPGLLDDPNLVVKINEKHYNWAVAASMILSLQAFQKNLPECSARREKATVQQQQQLGEKTEAPSSEDEAPSPRPSPPAHTPTYKKSLRLSSNQIRRLNLQEGANKVVFSVTTQYQGTCRCRATIYLWKWDDRMIISDIDGTITKSDALGHILPQLGKDWTHQGITSLYHKIHLNGYKFLYCSARAIGMADLTKGYLQWVSKRGCGLPEGPILLSPSSLFSALHREVIEKKPEVFKIACLRDIQQLFLPQEQPFYAAFGNRPNDVTAYRQVGLPTSRIFTVNARGELSQELMKNHKSTYERLSEVAELLFPPVARGPSTDLACPEYSNFCYWREPLAPVDLDILA, from the exons ATGAAGCTGGGGGACAGCGGGGAGGCCTTCTTCATCCAGGAGCTGGAGAGCGATGTG GAAGACATGCCTCCCCACCTGTGCACATCACCCATCCCTTGGGGGGGCCTGTCTGGGTTCCCTTCGGACTCCCAGCTGGGCACAGCCAGCGAACTTGAGGCCAGCATCACGGGCACAGCCCCCACGGGGTGGAAGAAGAAGCGTCGCAGGAGGAAACCCAGGCGGAAGGAGGACACGGTGGCAGCCGATTCTAGTTCAGAGGAGCTGGAGGCAGGCACTGGGAGTGAGCTATCACTGCTGGAAAAGCCGAGGCCGGAGCCCCCAGG CAGTGTCCAGCCAGAAGGAGAGTCCTCACCGCAGCCGAAAGACATCTACCCCTACTCCGATGGAGAGTGGCCCCTCCAGGCCAG CCTCTCAACGGGTGGGCTAACATCCCCCAAGAGTGACTCGGAGCTGGAGCTGCGGATCCCCGAACCCATCCCCCTGAGAGCTGAGTCCCACATGCAGTGGGCCTGGGGGAGGCTGCCTAAG GCGGGCAAAGCTGAGTGGCCCAAGTCCTCAGTGGTCCCGGATGGCAGCTCCAAGACAGCCTCTCCACCTCAGGGGGCACCCAGCACCCCCTCTGCCTCTGTGGTTGGCGTGGACCCTTCGGGAATTCCAATCCTGCaaacagggcctggcacccacCTTCTTCACCCTGACGTGGAGTTGCCTGTTTTGGTGGGTCCCCCTCTCCAACCCCCTGAGAgagaggaaaccaagactcagagtTCTGGGGATGtgggcctccctcctccctctaagTCATGGAGCTGGGCTGCTTTGGAGGCCCCCACTTGTACAGGGCAGCCGGAGGGCATCTCCAGGAGGAAAG GCTCCCTGAAGAGAAGCCAGCACCTGGGCCCCAGTGAAATCTACCTGGATGATTTGCCCTCCCTGGATTCTGAGAATGCAGCCCTTTACTTCccccagag CGACTgtgggctggggcccaggaagTGGAGTGAAGCCGGAAGCCAAAAGTCTCTGGGGGGCTGCAATCCTGAGCGGGAGCCAGAGCCCACTCCGGACACAGCAGACACAGTAGTGCTGTCCCTCTCTGGGGGCCTGGCTGACAGCGGAGATATCTCTGTGG AGAAGTTCAACCAGCACATCGTCTCCTACCAGGACCTCGCCCAAAACCCCGGCCTCCTGGACGACCCGAACCTGGTGGTGAAGATCAATGAGAA GCACTACAACTGGGCTGTAGCCGCCTCCATGATCCTCTCCCTGCAAGCCTTCCAGAAAAACTTGCCCGAG TGCAGTGCCCGGAGGGAGAAAGCCAcagtgcagcagcagcagcagctggg GGAGAAGACCGAAGCCCCGAGCAGTGAGGACGAGGCCCCCTCCCCGCGCCCCTCGCCTCCAGCCCACACTCCTACCTACAAGAAGTCTCTCCGCCTCTCCTCCAATCAGATT CGGCGCCTGAACCTGCAAGAAGGTGCCAACAAGGTGGTCTTCAGCGTGACCACCCAGTACCAGGGCACCTGCCGCTGTAGGGCCACCATCTACCTGTGGAAATGGGACGACAGGATGATCATCTCAGACATCGATGGCACCATCACCAA GTCGGATGCCCTAGGCCACATTCTGCCCCAGCTGGGGAAAGACTGGACACATCAGGGCATCACTAGTCTCTACCACAAAATCCACCT AAATGGGTACAAGTTCCTGTACTGCTCGGCACGGGCCATCGGCATGGCTGACCTCACCAAGGGGTACCTGCAGTGGGTGAGCAAGCGGGGCTGTGGCCTCCCCGAGGGCCCCATCCTGctgtctcccagcagcctgtTCTCCGCCCTGCACAG GGAGGTGATTGAGAAGAAACCGGAGGTGTTCAAGATTGCCTGCCTGCGTGACATCCAGCAGCTCTTTCTGCCCCAGGAACAGCCCTTCTATGCCGCCTTTGGGAACAGGCCCAAT GATGTCACTGCCTACCGGCAGGTCGGCCTGCCTACATCCCGCATCTTCACAGTCAACGCCCGGGGAGAGCTCAGCCAGGAGCTCATGAAGAATCACAAGTCCAC GTACGAACGGCTCAGTGAGGTGGCTGAACTCCTCTTCCCACCTGTGGCCCGTGGCCCCAGCACAGACTTGGCCTGCCCTGAATACAGCAACTTCTGCTACTGGCGGGAGCCACTGGCCCCTGTGGACCTCGACATCTTGGCCTGA
- the LPIN3 gene encoding phosphatidate phosphatase LPIN3 isoform X1 translates to MNYVGQLAETLFGTVKGLYRGLNPAMLSGGIDVLVVRQADGSFRCSPFHVRFGKLGVLHSREKVVDIEINGEPVDLHMKLGDSGEAFFIQELESDVEDMPPHLCTSPIPWGGLSGFPSDSQLGTASELEASITGTAPTGWKKKRRRRKPRRKEDTVAADSSSEELEAGTGSELSLLEKPRPEPPGSVQPEGESSPQPKDIYPYSDGEWPLQASLSTGGLTSPKSDSELELRIPEPIPLRAESHMQWAWGRLPKAGKAEWPKSSVVPDGSSKTASPPQGAPSTPSASVVGVDPSGIPILQTGPGTHLLHPDVELPVLVGPPLQPPEREETKTQSSGDVGLPPPSKSWSWAALEAPTCTGQPEGISRRKGSLKRSQHLGPSEIYLDDLPSLDSENAALYFPQSDCGLGPRKWSEAGSQKSLGGCNPEREPEPTPDTADTVVLSLSGGLADSGDISVEKFNQHIVSYQDLAQNPGLLDDPNLVVKINEKHYNWAVAASMILSLQAFQKNLPECSARREKATVQQQQQLGEKTEAPSSEDEAPSPRPSPPAHTPTYKKSLRLSSNQIRRLNLQEGANKVVFSVTTQYQGTCRCRATIYLWKWDDRMIISDIDGTITKSDALGHILPQLGKDWTHQGITSLYHKIHLNGYKFLYCSARAIGMADLTKGYLQWVSKRGCGLPEGPILLSPSSLFSALHREVIEKKPEVFKIACLRDIQQLFLPQEQPFYAAFGNRPNDVTAYRQVGLPTSRIFTVNARGELSQELMKNHKSTYERLSEVAELLFPPVARGPSTDLACPEYSNFCYWREPLAPVDLDILA, encoded by the exons ATGAACTACGTGGGGCAGCTGGCGGAGACTTTGTTTGGGACGGTGAAGGGGCTGTACCGGGGCCTGAACCCGGCCATGCTGAGCGGGGGCATCGATGTGCTGGTGGTGAGGCAGGCAGACGGCTCCTTCCGGTGCTCGCCCTTCCACGTGCGCTTCGGCAAGCTGGGCGTCCTGCACTCGCGGGAGAAGGTG GTAGACATCGAGATCAATGGGGAGCCAGTGGACTTACACATGAAGCTGGGGGACAGCGGGGAGGCCTTCTTCATCCAGGAGCTGGAGAGCGATGTG GAAGACATGCCTCCCCACCTGTGCACATCACCCATCCCTTGGGGGGGCCTGTCTGGGTTCCCTTCGGACTCCCAGCTGGGCACAGCCAGCGAACTTGAGGCCAGCATCACGGGCACAGCCCCCACGGGGTGGAAGAAGAAGCGTCGCAGGAGGAAACCCAGGCGGAAGGAGGACACGGTGGCAGCCGATTCTAGTTCAGAGGAGCTGGAGGCAGGCACTGGGAGTGAGCTATCACTGCTGGAAAAGCCGAGGCCGGAGCCCCCAGG CAGTGTCCAGCCAGAAGGAGAGTCCTCACCGCAGCCGAAAGACATCTACCCCTACTCCGATGGAGAGTGGCCCCTCCAGGCCAG CCTCTCAACGGGTGGGCTAACATCCCCCAAGAGTGACTCGGAGCTGGAGCTGCGGATCCCCGAACCCATCCCCCTGAGAGCTGAGTCCCACATGCAGTGGGCCTGGGGGAGGCTGCCTAAG GCGGGCAAAGCTGAGTGGCCCAAGTCCTCAGTGGTCCCGGATGGCAGCTCCAAGACAGCCTCTCCACCTCAGGGGGCACCCAGCACCCCCTCTGCCTCTGTGGTTGGCGTGGACCCTTCGGGAATTCCAATCCTGCaaacagggcctggcacccacCTTCTTCACCCTGACGTGGAGTTGCCTGTTTTGGTGGGTCCCCCTCTCCAACCCCCTGAGAgagaggaaaccaagactcagagtTCTGGGGATGtgggcctccctcctccctctaagTCATGGAGCTGGGCTGCTTTGGAGGCCCCCACTTGTACAGGGCAGCCGGAGGGCATCTCCAGGAGGAAAG GCTCCCTGAAGAGAAGCCAGCACCTGGGCCCCAGTGAAATCTACCTGGATGATTTGCCCTCCCTGGATTCTGAGAATGCAGCCCTTTACTTCccccagag CGACTgtgggctggggcccaggaagTGGAGTGAAGCCGGAAGCCAAAAGTCTCTGGGGGGCTGCAATCCTGAGCGGGAGCCAGAGCCCACTCCGGACACAGCAGACACAGTAGTGCTGTCCCTCTCTGGGGGCCTGGCTGACAGCGGAGATATCTCTGTGG AGAAGTTCAACCAGCACATCGTCTCCTACCAGGACCTCGCCCAAAACCCCGGCCTCCTGGACGACCCGAACCTGGTGGTGAAGATCAATGAGAA GCACTACAACTGGGCTGTAGCCGCCTCCATGATCCTCTCCCTGCAAGCCTTCCAGAAAAACTTGCCCGAG TGCAGTGCCCGGAGGGAGAAAGCCAcagtgcagcagcagcagcagctggg GGAGAAGACCGAAGCCCCGAGCAGTGAGGACGAGGCCCCCTCCCCGCGCCCCTCGCCTCCAGCCCACACTCCTACCTACAAGAAGTCTCTCCGCCTCTCCTCCAATCAGATT CGGCGCCTGAACCTGCAAGAAGGTGCCAACAAGGTGGTCTTCAGCGTGACCACCCAGTACCAGGGCACCTGCCGCTGTAGGGCCACCATCTACCTGTGGAAATGGGACGACAGGATGATCATCTCAGACATCGATGGCACCATCACCAA GTCGGATGCCCTAGGCCACATTCTGCCCCAGCTGGGGAAAGACTGGACACATCAGGGCATCACTAGTCTCTACCACAAAATCCACCT AAATGGGTACAAGTTCCTGTACTGCTCGGCACGGGCCATCGGCATGGCTGACCTCACCAAGGGGTACCTGCAGTGGGTGAGCAAGCGGGGCTGTGGCCTCCCCGAGGGCCCCATCCTGctgtctcccagcagcctgtTCTCCGCCCTGCACAG GGAGGTGATTGAGAAGAAACCGGAGGTGTTCAAGATTGCCTGCCTGCGTGACATCCAGCAGCTCTTTCTGCCCCAGGAACAGCCCTTCTATGCCGCCTTTGGGAACAGGCCCAAT GATGTCACTGCCTACCGGCAGGTCGGCCTGCCTACATCCCGCATCTTCACAGTCAACGCCCGGGGAGAGCTCAGCCAGGAGCTCATGAAGAATCACAAGTCCAC GTACGAACGGCTCAGTGAGGTGGCTGAACTCCTCTTCCCACCTGTGGCCCGTGGCCCCAGCACAGACTTGGCCTGCCCTGAATACAGCAACTTCTGCTACTGGCGGGAGCCACTGGCCCCTGTGGACCTCGACATCTTGGCCTGA